Proteins from a single region of Abyssalbus ytuae:
- the mfd gene encoding transcription-repair coupling factor, with the protein MSKTDISQAFQQSLQQQKLGEAIFVSENKVHLKGLAGSSLSFVISNAFKNIGLPFLFVLNDKEEAAYYLNDLEQLVGDEHVLFYPGSYRRPYQIEETDNANVLLRAEVLNRLNSRKKPALIVTYPDALFEKVVTRKELDRSTLKIKLGDNLSLDFVNEVLFEYKFKRVDFVSEPGEFSVRGGIVDVFSFSHDQPYRIEFFGDEVDSIRTFDVETQLSTEKVKKISLMPNVENKLLDETREGFLKYISAQTIVFIKNFDLLSGRLDNLFAKAEEAFKHLSKDIKHSSPGELFCTSALLKKQLLDFTLVEIGSQSFFNNSKTVSQHRESLPSFQDHVIEFHTKPQPSFNKQFDLLIENLKQNHDEGFSNYIFCVSDQQAKRFHDIFEDVDKDIHYKTVVFSMYQGFIDVENKLVCYTDHQIFERYHKFHLKNGYAKKQAITLKELTNLQVGDYVTHIDHGIGKFGGLQKIEVEGKIQEAIKLIYGERDILYVSIHSLHKISKYNGKDGKPPKIYKLGSGAWKALKQKTKSRVKEIAFSLINLYAKRKTAKGFQYGPDSYLQNELEASFLYEDTPDQSTATEDVKKDMESEQPMDRLVCGDVGFGKTEVAIRAAFKAVDNGKQVAVLVPTTILAFQHQKTFSERLKDMPVTVDYLNRFRTAKEKTDVLKRLEEGKTDIIIGTHQLVNANVKFKDLGLLIVDEEQKFGVAVKDKLKTLKENVDVLTLTATPIPRTLQFSLMAARDLSVITTPPPNRYPIESHVIQFSEEVIRDAVSYEIQRGGQVFFIHNRIENIKEVAGMIQRLVPDAKVGIGHGQMEGKKLEKLMLAFMNGEFDVLVSTTIVESGLDVPNANTIFINNANNFGLSDLHQMRGRVGRSNKKAFCYFITPPYSAMTEDARKRIQALEQFTDLGSGFNIAMKDLEIRGAGDLLGGEQSGFINEMGFDTYQKILSETIEELKENEFKELYNIQEEDKEYVKDTQLDTDFQLQFPDDYINNISERFNLYNELSTVKNENELKEYEEKLIDRFGELPEEAQDLLNSVRLKWIATKLGLEKLVLKHGKMVGYFIADQQSSFYQSPAFTRILKMVQQNSQTCKIKEKQTRNGLRLLLTFENIKSIDKALTILKPFLPEPVESTNR; encoded by the coding sequence GTGAGTAAAACAGATATCTCGCAAGCTTTTCAACAGTCTTTGCAGCAGCAAAAACTAGGGGAAGCTATTTTCGTTTCTGAAAATAAAGTACATCTAAAAGGCCTGGCAGGCTCATCATTGTCTTTTGTAATTTCCAATGCATTCAAAAATATCGGCCTTCCCTTTCTTTTTGTTCTTAATGATAAAGAAGAAGCTGCTTATTATTTGAATGACCTGGAGCAATTGGTTGGAGACGAACATGTTCTTTTTTATCCCGGAAGTTACCGGAGGCCTTATCAGATAGAAGAAACCGACAATGCAAATGTTTTACTCCGTGCCGAGGTGTTAAACAGGCTCAATTCAAGAAAAAAACCTGCTTTAATAGTTACCTATCCCGATGCCCTTTTTGAAAAAGTGGTTACCCGTAAAGAATTAGACAGGAGTACTTTAAAAATAAAACTAGGGGATAACCTCTCTCTCGATTTTGTAAATGAAGTGCTGTTTGAATATAAATTTAAGCGGGTGGATTTTGTCTCCGAACCGGGAGAATTTTCAGTGAGAGGGGGAATAGTAGATGTGTTTTCTTTTTCCCATGATCAGCCATACCGGATCGAGTTTTTTGGAGATGAAGTAGATAGTATCCGAACTTTTGATGTGGAAACCCAACTTTCTACAGAAAAGGTAAAAAAAATAAGCCTGATGCCTAACGTAGAAAACAAACTTCTTGATGAAACCAGGGAGGGTTTTCTCAAATATATTTCGGCCCAAACTATTGTTTTTATTAAAAATTTTGACCTTCTATCCGGCAGGTTAGATAATTTGTTTGCTAAAGCCGAAGAAGCATTCAAGCATTTATCAAAAGATATTAAGCATTCCTCTCCCGGAGAACTTTTTTGTACTTCTGCCTTATTAAAAAAACAATTGCTTGATTTTACTTTGGTCGAAATAGGGAGCCAATCATTTTTTAATAATTCAAAAACTGTTTCCCAACATAGGGAAAGCCTTCCCTCATTTCAAGATCATGTCATAGAATTTCATACTAAACCGCAACCTTCATTCAATAAACAATTTGATCTTCTTATAGAAAATCTTAAGCAAAATCATGATGAAGGTTTCTCTAATTATATTTTTTGTGTAAGTGACCAGCAAGCAAAACGCTTTCATGACATTTTTGAAGATGTAGACAAAGACATTCACTACAAAACAGTTGTATTTTCGATGTATCAGGGGTTTATTGACGTTGAAAATAAGTTGGTATGTTATACGGACCATCAAATATTTGAACGGTATCATAAATTCCACCTGAAAAACGGCTATGCCAAAAAGCAGGCTATCACCCTAAAAGAACTTACCAATTTACAGGTAGGGGATTATGTTACTCACATAGATCATGGTATAGGAAAATTCGGAGGACTTCAAAAAATAGAAGTTGAAGGTAAAATACAGGAAGCAATAAAACTTATTTATGGAGAAAGGGATATTTTATATGTAAGCATTCACTCCTTGCATAAAATATCCAAATACAACGGTAAAGACGGCAAACCTCCTAAAATATATAAATTAGGTTCCGGTGCATGGAAAGCGTTAAAACAAAAAACCAAGTCGCGGGTAAAAGAAATAGCATTTAGCCTGATAAATCTATATGCCAAAAGAAAAACGGCAAAAGGATTTCAATACGGGCCGGACAGCTATTTACAAAACGAATTGGAAGCTTCATTTTTATATGAAGATACGCCGGACCAAAGTACAGCTACCGAAGATGTTAAAAAAGATATGGAAAGCGAACAGCCAATGGACAGACTGGTGTGTGGTGATGTGGGCTTTGGTAAAACAGAAGTGGCTATACGTGCTGCTTTTAAAGCGGTAGATAATGGTAAACAGGTGGCGGTTTTGGTACCTACTACAATCTTAGCTTTTCAGCATCAAAAAACATTTTCCGAGCGTTTAAAAGATATGCCGGTAACTGTAGATTATTTAAACAGGTTCAGAACAGCAAAAGAAAAAACTGATGTTTTAAAAAGACTGGAAGAGGGAAAAACAGATATTATAATAGGCACCCACCAATTGGTTAATGCAAATGTAAAATTTAAAGATTTAGGTCTGCTTATTGTGGATGAAGAGCAAAAATTTGGTGTGGCTGTTAAAGACAAACTAAAAACTTTAAAAGAAAATGTAGATGTGCTTACCCTCACAGCTACTCCTATTCCACGAACCCTGCAGTTCAGTCTTATGGCTGCCAGGGATTTATCGGTAATTACTACTCCGCCGCCAAATCGCTACCCTATTGAAAGTCATGTAATACAGTTTAGCGAAGAAGTCATACGGGATGCGGTATCATATGAAATACAAAGAGGCGGACAGGTGTTTTTCATTCATAATCGTATTGAAAATATAAAAGAAGTAGCAGGCATGATACAAAGATTGGTTCCCGATGCCAAAGTAGGTATAGGTCACGGACAAATGGAAGGGAAAAAACTGGAAAAACTCATGCTGGCATTTATGAACGGAGAATTTGACGTGCTGGTCTCTACCACAATAGTTGAGAGCGGCCTCGATGTACCCAATGCAAATACAATTTTTATAAATAATGCCAATAATTTTGGCCTTTCCGATTTGCATCAAATGCGTGGGCGCGTGGGAAGAAGTAATAAAAAAGCTTTTTGTTATTTTATTACACCCCCTTATTCAGCCATGACGGAAGATGCCAGAAAACGCATCCAGGCGTTAGAACAGTTTACCGATTTGGGAAGCGGCTTTAATATAGCTATGAAAGACCTTGAAATAAGGGGCGCTGGAGATTTACTTGGAGGTGAACAAAGTGGGTTTATTAATGAAATGGGCTTTGATACCTATCAGAAAATACTAAGCGAAACTATTGAAGAACTCAAAGAAAATGAGTTTAAAGAATTATATAATATACAGGAAGAAGATAAAGAATATGTAAAAGATACCCAGCTCGATACTGATTTTCAACTACAGTTTCCTGATGATTACATTAACAATATCTCTGAAAGATTTAACCTTTATAATGAACTAAGCACGGTTAAAAATGAAAATGAGCTGAAAGAATATGAAGAAAAATTAATTGACAGGTTTGGAGAACTACCCGAAGAAGCTCAGGATTTATTAAACAGTGTGCGCTTAAAGTGGATAGCCACTAAACTGGGCCTGGAAAAATTGGTTTTAAAACATGGAAAAATGGTGGGATACTTTATTGCAGACCAGCAGAGCAGTTTCTATCAAAGTCCTGCATTCACCAGAATTTTGAAAATGGTTCAGCAAAATTCTCAGACATGTAAGATAAAAGAAAAACAAACCCGTAATGGTTTAAGACTATTACTTACTTTTGAAAACATCAAATCGATAGATAAAGCTTTAACAATTCTTAAACCTTTTTTGCCTGAACCGGTAGAAAGCACAAACAGATAA
- a CDS encoding ferritin → MISKIIEEALNKQVRVEAESSQIYLSMACWAEVKGLEGISKFMYAQSDEERQHMLKLVKFINERGGHTKISDLTGPPVEFGSFKDMFQELYKHELFVSESINELVRVTLEEKDYATHNFLQWYVAEQIEEEAMARTILDKINLIGDDKGGLYLFDRDIQQLTVSSAASDMLGG, encoded by the coding sequence ATGATATCTAAAATTATAGAAGAAGCACTAAACAAACAAGTCCGTGTTGAAGCAGAATCATCCCAAATATATTTATCTATGGCATGCTGGGCTGAGGTAAAAGGGCTGGAAGGCATCTCTAAGTTTATGTATGCCCAATCTGATGAAGAGCGTCAACATATGCTTAAACTTGTAAAATTTATAAACGAAAGGGGGGGACATACAAAAATATCTGACCTGACCGGTCCTCCCGTTGAATTCGGTTCATTTAAGGATATGTTTCAGGAATTATACAAGCACGAACTTTTCGTATCTGAAAGTATTAATGAATTGGTTCGGGTTACTCTGGAAGAAAAAGATTATGCCACACATAATTTTCTCCAGTGGTATGTAGCCGAACAAATTGAAGAAGAAGCCATGGCCAGAACTATTCTCGATAAAATTAATTTAATTGGAGATGATAAAGGAGGCTTATACTTGTTCGATCGCGACATACAACAACTTACAGTAAGTAGTGCAGCTTCCGATATGTTAGGCGGATAA
- a CDS encoding acyl-CoA dehydrogenase family protein: protein MKPDLFESPDYYNLDDLLSEEHKLVREATRSWVKRSISPIIEDYAQRSEFPQQIISGLAEIGAFGPYIPVEYGGAGLDQLSYGLIMQEIERGDSGIRSTASVQSSLVMYPIFSYGTEEQRKKYLPKLAKGEIMGCFGLTEPNHGSNPGGMEAKFKDMGTHYLLNGAKLWISNAPFADIAIVWAKNEEGKIHGLIIERGMEGFSTPETHNKWSLRASATGELIFHNVKVPRENLLPGKNGLGAAMGCLDSARYGIAWGAIGAAMDCYDTALRYAKERIQFGKPIAATQLQQKKLAEMITEITKAQLLAFRLGQLRNEGKATSAQISMAKRNNVEMALKIAREARQVLGAMGITGEYSIMRHMMNLESVITYEGTHDIHLLITGHDITGYAAFK, encoded by the coding sequence ATGAAACCAGACCTTTTTGAATCTCCTGATTATTATAATTTAGACGATTTACTATCCGAAGAACATAAATTAGTAAGAGAAGCAACCCGAAGCTGGGTAAAACGTTCAATATCTCCCATCATTGAAGATTATGCCCAACGATCTGAATTTCCGCAACAAATCATTTCCGGATTAGCCGAAATAGGCGCTTTTGGGCCTTATATACCTGTTGAATATGGAGGGGCAGGATTAGATCAGCTTTCATACGGACTTATAATGCAGGAAATTGAAAGAGGCGATAGTGGTATACGGTCAACTGCTTCTGTACAATCCTCATTAGTGATGTACCCCATTTTTTCCTATGGCACCGAAGAGCAGCGTAAAAAATATCTGCCAAAACTGGCTAAGGGGGAAATTATGGGATGTTTCGGTTTAACCGAACCCAACCATGGCTCAAATCCGGGAGGTATGGAAGCCAAATTTAAAGATATGGGAACTCACTACCTGCTCAACGGAGCCAAACTGTGGATTTCTAATGCACCTTTTGCCGATATAGCTATTGTATGGGCAAAAAATGAAGAGGGAAAAATTCACGGATTAATAATTGAACGTGGTATGGAAGGATTTTCAACCCCCGAAACCCATAATAAATGGTCTCTCCGTGCTTCGGCGACAGGAGAGTTAATTTTTCATAACGTAAAAGTTCCAAGGGAAAATCTATTGCCGGGGAAAAACGGACTTGGCGCAGCCATGGGGTGTCTGGATTCTGCCCGGTATGGGATTGCCTGGGGAGCTATAGGAGCGGCTATGGACTGCTATGATACTGCTTTGCGATATGCAAAAGAGCGAATCCAGTTTGGAAAGCCTATTGCAGCTACGCAGCTTCAGCAAAAAAAATTAGCCGAAATGATTACCGAAATAACCAAAGCCCAGTTATTAGCTTTCAGACTTGGCCAGTTAAGGAACGAAGGTAAAGCCACTTCTGCACAAATATCTATGGCCAAACGCAACAATGTGGAAATGGCCTTAAAAATAGCCAGAGAGGCCAGGCAGGTTTTAGGAGCAATGGGAATAACCGGTGAGTATAGTATTATGCGGCATATGATGAACCTTGAAAGTGTAATTACTTATGAAGGTACCCACGATATACATTTGCTAATTACAGGTCATGATATTACAGGTTATGCTGCTTTTAAATAA
- the rimM gene encoding ribosome maturation factor RimM (Essential for efficient processing of 16S rRNA), translating to MRKEDCFYLGTIVKKYSFKGEVLVKLDTDEPEVYENLESVFIALGNNLVPFFIQESSLHKSTLLRIKFEDVDTEADADALLKCELYLPLDFLPELTGNQFYFHEITGFTIEDTNYGVIGIIKGVNDTTAQSLFEVEKDGKEILIPMNDEFIVKVDRDNQTILVKTPEGLIDLYL from the coding sequence ATGAGAAAAGAAGATTGCTTCTATCTCGGTACTATTGTAAAGAAATACAGCTTTAAGGGGGAAGTTCTTGTAAAATTAGATACAGACGAACCCGAAGTTTACGAAAATCTGGAATCAGTATTTATTGCCTTGGGCAATAATCTGGTTCCTTTTTTTATTCAGGAATCATCACTTCATAAATCTACCCTGTTACGCATTAAATTTGAAGATGTTGATACCGAAGCTGATGCTGATGCATTACTAAAATGTGAATTATATCTCCCCCTCGACTTTTTGCCTGAACTTACCGGTAACCAGTTTTATTTTCACGAAATAACAGGGTTTACCATAGAAGATACAAACTATGGGGTGATCGGAATAATTAAAGGAGTAAATGATACTACGGCACAATCTCTATTTGAAGTTGAAAAAGACGGAAAAGAAATCCTCATTCCAATGAATGATGAATTTATTGTAAAAGTTGACAGGGATAACCAGACGATATTAGTTAAAACTCCGGAAGGTCTCATAGACTTATATTTGTAA
- a CDS encoding LexA family protein: MKKNKHLTFYVPDNSGELKLPFSEGRVTAGFPSPADDFKEVRISLDKTLVTNSEATFYARVRGQSMIDAGIDDGDLLVVDRSIEPRNNKIAVCFLDGEFTVKRLKVEKDAIYLMPENQNYKPIKVTPNNQLQIWGIVTYVIKKL, from the coding sequence ATGAAGAAAAATAAACATCTTACTTTTTATGTTCCTGATAATTCCGGAGAATTAAAACTCCCCTTCTCAGAAGGAAGAGTCACAGCCGGGTTCCCTTCTCCCGCCGATGACTTTAAAGAAGTAAGAATAAGCCTGGATAAAACTCTTGTTACCAATAGCGAAGCTACTTTTTATGCCCGGGTAAGAGGTCAGTCTATGATTGATGCGGGGATAGATGATGGTGATTTACTTGTTGTTGACAGAAGTATTGAACCACGTAACAATAAAATTGCGGTTTGTTTTCTGGACGGGGAATTTACCGTAAAACGACTTAAGGTTGAAAAAGATGCTATTTATCTCATGCCTGAAAACCAGAATTACAAACCCATAAAAGTTACCCCAAACAATCAGCTACAAATATGGGGTATAGTGACGTATGTAATTAAAAAGCTATAA
- a CDS encoding aspartate kinase, with product MKTISSVVENYIKSKPFLQSALAQGIINLTSLSRTIKEDIENELGKDVRNGAIVMALKRLSSELEFRATHRILKVLKNIGEITVRSSLTDYTFLVSDTILNKQSQLLQEINNSKDVFYTSSRGVNETNIVISDSLNKVVETLFKEEKMTQKEGNLSSISVKLPEDNVRIPGIYYFIFQRLAWEGIIINEVISTTNEFTIIVAEDQIDKAFKVMKDLKTL from the coding sequence ATGAAAACTATTTCCTCCGTAGTTGAAAATTACATTAAGTCCAAGCCATTTTTACAAAGCGCACTTGCTCAGGGCATTATTAACCTTACTTCTTTATCGCGTACTATAAAAGAAGATATTGAAAATGAACTGGGAAAAGATGTCAGAAATGGAGCCATAGTAATGGCTTTAAAGAGATTATCTTCAGAGTTGGAGTTCAGGGCCACTCACCGAATATTAAAAGTTTTAAAGAATATAGGTGAAATTACAGTGCGTTCCTCTTTAACTGATTATACTTTTTTAGTATCGGATACAATTCTTAACAAACAATCCCAATTACTTCAGGAAATAAATAACAGCAAGGATGTTTTTTATACTTCATCCAGAGGAGTAAATGAAACAAACATTGTGATTAGTGACTCTTTAAATAAGGTAGTGGAAACTTTATTTAAAGAGGAAAAAATGACCCAAAAAGAAGGTAACTTATCTTCTATAAGTGTTAAGCTTCCTGAAGATAATGTGCGGATACCAGGCATTTATTATTTTATTTTTCAAAGGCTGGCATGGGAAGGTATCATCATTAATGAAGTAATTTCTACAACCAATGAATTCACTATTATAGTTGCAGAAGACCAGATAGATAAGGCATTTAAAGTAATGAAAGACCTAAAAACACTTTAA
- a CDS encoding Y-family DNA polymerase, with amino-acid sequence MFALVDCNNFYASCERVFKPQLNNQPVAILSNNDGCVISRSDEAKALGLPMAAPAFKYKMFFRENNIHVFSSNYPLYGDMSTRVMNILKQFTPNVEIYSIDEAFLKFEGFERLDFNEYGNKIKNRVDQWTGMPISIGIAPTKALAKIANKIAKKFKNKTNGVYVIDSEEKRIKALKWTPIEAVWGIGRGHSKRLQERNIKTAYEFTQLSDEWVRKNMAVIGLRLKKDLEGQPTLDLDDDVTSSKKAIATTRSFEYTFSDIDNIKERISTFASSCAEKLRKQHSSCNMIIVFLKSDKHKKGDLQHRASILVPLPYATDSTLTISNYAVKAVPSIYKQGIKYKKAGVIVSGLVPTNSRQLDLFIQDNPKHHLLMKAIDNLNNKYGSYKIKVANQDLKRTWKMRQEHLSPRYTTNINEIIEVNCC; translated from the coding sequence ATGTTTGCTCTGGTTGACTGTAATAATTTTTATGCTTCCTGTGAGCGGGTTTTTAAACCTCAGCTCAACAATCAGCCTGTTGCTATTCTTTCCAATAATGACGGATGTGTAATATCACGAAGTGATGAAGCCAAAGCCCTGGGATTACCAATGGCAGCCCCGGCATTTAAATACAAAATGTTTTTTAGGGAAAATAATATTCATGTATTCTCTTCCAACTATCCGTTATATGGAGATATGAGTACGCGTGTAATGAATATTCTAAAACAGTTTACCCCAAATGTAGAAATTTATAGTATTGACGAAGCCTTTTTAAAGTTTGAAGGATTTGAAAGGTTAGATTTCAATGAGTACGGCAATAAAATTAAAAACCGGGTAGATCAATGGACAGGAATGCCTATAAGTATTGGTATAGCCCCTACTAAGGCATTAGCAAAGATAGCCAATAAAATAGCTAAAAAGTTTAAAAATAAAACCAATGGGGTATATGTTATTGATAGCGAAGAAAAAAGGATAAAAGCATTAAAATGGACCCCCATTGAGGCTGTTTGGGGAATAGGAAGAGGGCATTCAAAAAGATTGCAGGAAAGAAATATTAAAACAGCTTATGAGTTTACACAATTGTCAGATGAATGGGTGCGTAAAAATATGGCGGTCATCGGGCTCCGGTTAAAGAAAGACCTTGAGGGGCAACCCACCCTGGATTTGGATGATGATGTGACCTCTTCAAAAAAAGCGATTGCTACTACACGAAGTTTTGAATATACTTTTTCCGATATAGACAATATAAAAGAACGTATTTCTACTTTTGCTTCAAGCTGTGCTGAAAAGCTCAGAAAGCAGCATAGCAGTTGTAATATGATAATTGTTTTTTTAAAAAGCGATAAACATAAAAAAGGAGACCTTCAGCACCGGGCCAGTATATTAGTTCCTCTTCCTTATGCAACGGATTCTACACTAACCATAAGCAATTATGCTGTAAAGGCGGTACCTTCAATTTACAAACAGGGTATAAAATATAAAAAAGCAGGCGTAATTGTTTCCGGACTGGTCCCGACTAATAGCAGGCAACTGGATTTATTTATTCAGGATAATCCCAAACACCATCTGCTTATGAAAGCAATAGACAATCTGAATAATAAATACGGCTCGTATAAAATAAAAGTAGCCAATCAGGATCTTAAACGAACCTGGAAAATGCGTCAGGAGCATCTGTCTCCACGATATACAACTAATATTAATGAAATTATTGAGGTAAATTGTTGTTAG
- a CDS encoding tRNA1(Val) (adenine(37)-N6)-methyltransferase: MNKPFNFKQFTINQDQCAMKVGTDGVLLGAWTNIEFHPFSVLDIGAGTGLLSLMLAQRSSAQIIDALEIDDDAYEQCVENFEASPWGDRLFCYHAGLDEFVDEIEDKYDLIISNPPFYAENVTSGNKQRDIARSNFSLPFEELIEGVSKLLSETGKFSVIIPFKEEKKLIAIALAHKLYPNRITQVKGSCTSEIKRSLIEFSFSKTENLNPTGLVIEKERHSYTKDYIHLTKDFYLKM; this comes from the coding sequence ATGAACAAACCATTTAATTTCAAACAATTTACAATTAATCAGGATCAGTGTGCTATGAAAGTAGGTACAGACGGGGTGTTGCTGGGCGCATGGACAAATATAGAATTTCACCCTTTTTCAGTTTTAGATATAGGTGCAGGCACAGGACTGTTATCCCTGATGCTGGCCCAGCGCTCATCAGCACAAATTATTGATGCCTTGGAAATTGATGATGATGCGTATGAGCAATGTGTTGAAAATTTTGAAGCTTCTCCCTGGGGCGACAGGCTTTTTTGTTATCATGCAGGGTTAGATGAGTTTGTAGATGAAATTGAAGATAAATATGATCTTATTATATCCAACCCGCCTTTTTATGCTGAAAATGTGACGTCCGGAAATAAACAAAGAGATATTGCCCGTTCTAATTTTTCCCTTCCTTTTGAAGAATTAATAGAAGGAGTTTCAAAATTACTCTCTGAAACAGGTAAGTTTAGTGTCATCATTCCTTTTAAAGAGGAAAAAAAACTAATAGCGATTGCTTTAGCCCACAAACTCTATCCTAACAGAATTACACAAGTAAAAGGAAGCTGTACATCAGAAATTAAAAGAAGCCTGATCGAATTCTCTTTCAGTAAAACGGAAAATTTAAATCCGACCGGACTGGTAATTGAAAAAGAAAGACACTCCTACACTAAAGATTACATTCATCTCACTAAAGATTTTTATTTAAAAATGTAA
- a CDS encoding ferritin-like domain-containing protein has protein sequence MKYTEKMSKKLNELLEKSIDAEKGYKNAAENVNNKDLKDFFNSRSSQRSAFARELRLEILSYGQIPDETGSAKGTAHRAWMDLKSFFSANNEEAILEECIRGEKAAIEEYNEILSEQATLPPTTTNLLIKQRDEIQKAINNVKWLEEVVS, from the coding sequence ATGAAGTATACAGAAAAAATGTCGAAAAAATTAAATGAATTATTAGAAAAAAGTATTGATGCCGAAAAAGGGTATAAAAATGCGGCCGAAAATGTTAATAATAAAGATTTAAAAGATTTTTTTAACAGCAGGTCGTCACAAAGAAGTGCGTTTGCCCGGGAATTAAGGTTGGAAATTTTAAGTTACGGACAAATTCCTGATGAAACAGGTAGTGCTAAAGGTACGGCTCACAGGGCATGGATGGATCTGAAATCATTTTTTAGTGCCAACAATGAAGAAGCCATTTTAGAAGAATGTATAAGAGGTGAAAAAGCTGCGATTGAGGAGTACAATGAAATTTTATCGGAACAGGCAACATTACCTCCAACAACCACCAATTTGCTGATAAAACAGCGTGATGAGATTCAGAAAGCCATTAATAATGTTAAATGGTTAGAAGAAGTGGTATCATAA
- a CDS encoding 30S ribosomal protein S16, protein MPVKIRLQRHGKKGKPFYWVVAADARAKRDGKFLEKLGTYNPNTNPAQIDLNVDSSVKWLENGAQPTDTAKRILSYKGVLLKHHLNGGVRKGALTQEQADAKFEAWVEEKTGKIETKKEGLAKAQADAKAKTLEAEKEVNEKRKAAAVEAEAPAEEPVEETEEVAAETQAEETVAETTEEAPAQEAEENKEADA, encoded by the coding sequence ATGCCAGTAAAAATCAGATTACAAAGACACGGTAAAAAAGGAAAACCTTTTTACTGGGTAGTTGCAGCCGATGCACGCGCAAAAAGAGATGGTAAATTCCTTGAAAAACTAGGAACTTACAATCCAAACACCAATCCTGCTCAAATAGACCTTAATGTAGATTCATCTGTAAAGTGGTTAGAAAATGGTGCTCAACCAACCGATACCGCTAAGAGAATACTTTCTTACAAAGGGGTGTTACTAAAGCATCATTTAAACGGTGGTGTTAGAAAAGGTGCTTTAACTCAGGAACAAGCTGATGCTAAGTTCGAAGCCTGGGTAGAAGAAAAAACAGGAAAAATTGAAACCAAAAAAGAAGGTTTAGCAAAAGCGCAAGCTGATGCTAAAGCCAAAACTTTGGAGGCTGAAAAAGAAGTAAACGAAAAGAGAAAAGCTGCAGCTGTAGAGGCTGAGGCACCTGCTGAAGAACCAGTAGAAGAAACTGAAGAGGTTGCTGCTGAAACTCAAGCTGAAGAGACGGTTGCTGAAACTACGGAAGAAGCTCCTGCTCAGGAAGCTGAAGAAAACAAAGAAGCTGACGCTTAA